The DNA window GTTTAACAAATACGGCCtttgcggggggtggggggaatagACTGCAATTTGAACAGAACATGGAGCCAGGGTTCTGCAATACCTAGTTATCCTCAAACAAGATTAATCAGATCTCTTTACCTGAGATGGTGTAACCCAGCTCGGATCTGCTAAGGAAATGTCATTGTTAAAAATATACTGCTTTTTGCTaagctgtttgctttctgtattgACTAAAGACATAAGGAATATGAGAATGTCCTGTCCTTCAAAATGCAGACTATATTTACAGGTCTCCTTTCAGCTTGTCTTTGCAGAAGGGATAAAGCAGATCTTACATGAGCAGGACAGCCATCCCAGGATCCTCAGGGAACCCGCTGTTCTGATTCTCACCCGCTGTTACTGAGTATCTTCCCTTTAAAAACTAACATTTCCAAATGTCTGCAGGTAGAGGCGGAATTACAATCAACTGCTCGATGCCTAAATTCGTATTCTTTTTAGTGTCACTATAACAGATACGTACACATCCTTTTACCCATTTGTAAtgagacattttcttttctatttaggAAAGACTGAACATATAATTGGTCCAGTCTTAGTGCTAATCCACAGTAGTGCTAAATTTAGATCCAGAAATGACTTCTTATGATTTgcatgttttcagctttatgaCTGGAAAATAGTACCGGGGGAAGTACAGCAGCCAGTGAGGCACAGCCTGCAGGGCCAAAGTCAGAGAATGCAACAACTTGACCTCAGCAAGCTTCAAGTAATTATacaaaaaaacaagccaaaaacaaaacaaaaacccaaacacccacGCAGACTACATGCCATAGAAATAGTAAAAGGGACTAGAAAGGCAGAATGCAATGAACAGAACTAGAATCAGACTAAGGGTTTGAGTAAACATCTTCTCTTATACAAAAAATACCAGAAAGAGTGGCAAACCTCTGTTCTCTTTTGTACAAATACATATCAGTCCTCTGGGCCTCAGAGAAGACACGGCCTAACAGAGAGGTAAGAACAGAGGCTCAGCTGATGCTATTATAAGCAGCACGGTGGCGTTCTTCGCTGATCTCCTGTTCTCATGCTTACGTGAACCATCTCACAGACACAGCACCAGGACTGAACAGCTGTAAATTAAAGAGAGTACtgtaaaaatacaagaaagTGGACTCGTGTAATTTGCAATTTGTACTACGAAACAAAAAGACATAGCTCAACATCTTATTCCTTCTTTTGAATATGATTTTTCAGCTAGTCAAAGACACCAAGAATTCAATGAGGCATCCCTCACATAACTCTAATGCATGGTTTGAACTACCATACAAAAGCATATTCTCCCCTCTTGGCTTTATGAAACTCAGCTATTACGTCTCTGTACCATTTTTTATATGTTATTTGCTATCATCCAAGTCTTCTCTATAAAAAGAAGTAACAAAGGCTGGCATTTCAGAAAACGCAGACACGAATTTAAGTATTATGCAGTGAGAACAAGTACTCACTGGGGACTTGAAAAAGATGAACACAGCTATTGCAACACATAACGTAactgagatggaaaaaaaccctcatcttCCATCCTGGATGTTTATTGCATATATTACGGTCCTCTGTACATCCAGACATCACTGATGCTCATAGCAATCATATAAGCAGAAGAACAGAACATTCTCAAGAAAGCCTCTGCAAAGAGAAGTGTTATCTCCAGGGTGAGAGCTTGTGTCATTAAACGTCTGACATCAGATTTCATTGCAGGCGATAGCAAAATTCTCACTGACTTCAACAGCAAAGTTTGGGCGACAGGCTCCCCCCCATCACTTTCCATTGGCCTTTCTCCTTGACAATGAGATTAGTGTAACAGAAATAGACTGAAGCTTTAAGAAGCACGTAAAGGAAAAGTTCTGGCACTATGTTTGTATTTGTCCTCAGCTACCAAGAGCTTCACTGTTTTGAAAGAGCAGAGGTCAGCGTGTACACAGACAAATCTGAGTGCTGATCTGTACGCTGGTTTGAGTCACACAGCCAGGGCCAcaagccccacagccccattCCCAACAAGAGGCATCACGAGATGGAGGCACTTACTTTTCAGCAGCAGTATGCACTGGGCTACGATAATACACCTGAACCTGTGCTGCAATTGCAATGCAGGGCTGTTCTGGAGAGCAGCAATACCtaattttcctgaatttttccacatactgttgCAAGAAACAGCGTGGGACAGGGTTGAGATGCCAAATCCCGCTTTGCCAGATCAGCGTATGTTATCCGTTGTATGAAACCAGACCCACCTTCAGAAAGGCAGGCTAACAAACTGAGCCCCTTTGCCACCCTTGCTTCGAAAACTAGAAAttggtaaaacaaaataatacttAGGCTTGGTGTATCCAAAACTGCTCAGCAAGCCCAAATGCTCTTCCAGGCAGCACCCGGTGGTGCAGCCGGCCAGCCAGGGCCGCCCGCATGCTGCTCCCCGGGGAGGCAGCGCAAGGGGAGCCAGCGGCCCCCTCCCAGAAGCACTCCCCCCATGCCAGGCCTGACTGGCTCATTGTACAGTGCATGGATGACATTGGTTGAGGTCAgatgcttttttgtgtgtgttttttttaaacataaatggaaaatactttttatcaTGCAGATATGTAATTGACCTCCTGGCACAGGTTAGCATCGTAGCCAGAAAACACACTGAACAGCATGATGAAGCGAGGAAGTATTTTGTAAAGGTTCTCTTTTACTGAAAAAACAGTGATATCCACTTTAAaagtataataaaaatgtaaactaAAAATGTACCTTAATGCAGCCAATAAAGTTCAATTATAATCTAAATCATTTTTAAACCAAATGTTACAGTAAGTATGTTTTATAAGGCCATCTAACCTCACAATTCCATattcagcttatttttttttacctggaaCACTATTTACTTTTTCCACTGTTTAAAGATATTACAAATGTTATAACTACCTTCCTTAACCGGCACTTCCATTTTTATGGGTATCTGAAAGAAGctattaaaaagtttaaaataaaaagtatcaGACAAATACATGATTCATGCTGCAATTTTCCATACGCTGACTGCTGCCAACTTTACAGCTTGGCAGATGCTGGGAATATCCCAGTTCTACCCTTGCAAGTCcatcaagaaaacattttgtcagGCTTCAAACATCAGCAGGATCTCTGGTGTGCTACAGGTAagcccccaaaataaaaatgcttaacAAAACCTTGCTGTACCTTACTAAACCTTGAAGTTTTCCCATTCCCACTAGTCTTGGGCACATTTCTCCCCAATCAGCTTTGAGAATCAGGAGAAAGAAACTTGAAACCAGCATAAAAAATGGGGAAATCTCCTACAAGTCAGGTGAAAGGTGAGGATGTACTGTTCTCCTTGCAGAGCATTTGATCCTTTACACAGGCTCTACTTTGGGCAAGGCCCTGGGCTGAGTTTCAATCTGTTATTCTAAGGCaagccccccgacccccccccgcccaggaGGCTGCGTGCTGCGGGTTTCGCACGTGCCGCCAGTGTTCCCGTCCTTGCACGTGTTACAGGCTgttcagcagctcctggcaaGCTCCTGCCCAAATCATTCACAGCTGCACAGCTTGGCTGACCCTGGCACTCAAGAGTGACGATGGAAGCGCCTGGAAGCAAGTCAGCACAGCTCCATCCATCACATAGGCACTGCCTGCCCTGGTCTTTTCTTTGGCAAGTTCCCCCCTATAAAGTTTCTGGAACTGATGGTTTTACAGCACTTAGAGCCTTCCCTCTGTTACTGTTTACACATTTGCTCCCTCCCATGGTAACACCCTCATAataatttcccattaaaaaatgtACGTACTAGATACAAGAGTAAGAGACACCTGTCACAAAAATAGTTTAAAGCGATTTGCTCAAATGTAGGGGATGGAAATTACTTTCCTATGAGGCCACCACTATATACTGCAAAGGACAGAACAGACAGCACTGAAAAGCATCCTTGCTTAAATGCTTTCACaaattaaatgctttcattttctccatacacctcatttaaaacaaaatgccttTGCACAGCTTTGTGTGTATTTAGCAAGCAGAGGGGTTGTAAGACTACAGTGATCACCTAAAAGCATCGGACACCTGATGCTACGAGATTGTGTTGAAGTCAGCCGGTGTTTTGGGAATCAGTCTCTCTGAACGCTGCTTTTAGGGCAGAAGACCACACGCTGCAGGGTACTGTCGAAAGGAAGACATGcacagaaaagagcagaaaagcaaggTGGGCTAAAGAGAAACTCACATGAACCCTAAAACCAAATTCTTTGGGATTGATACCCTTCAGCTGGatgctgctgagaaggaccaCCTGGCCTTTCCGACAAGCCAAAGGCTGGAGTAAGTCATTGCAATTCCAGCTTCGTGTACTGGGAGTAATTTACACAATTCACTGGTAGGTGGCAACACtatacagaggaaaaacacatgTCTAGACAGCTTATTAGGTGATAGATAGCCTGAGCTAGCAGAGAGGTGCCCACCAAAAATACCATCTACTCGAATTTACGGTTACTTCGTTTCTGAAGAACCGTGGCTGAGTCCTTCCTTACCCTTTGTCGTGTACGGGCCACACTCAGAAGTCTGTATTccctttaaaaaaccaaaagattcTGCAGCAATGCAGGGCGCATTTCAGAGTGACGGAACAGAAAGGCCAGCCGGCCTCTGCCAGcgccgggggcggccgcccTCGGGGGGTGCCCGTGCGACCGGGGCTTCCCGAGAGGGCGCTGGCGAGGGCGCGCCGAGCGGGGCAGGCGCGAAGGACAGGAAACgtaaagggaaaagagggaaaagaaaggaaaaacacaataaaggaaaagagaggcGCGGTGCCGAGGGGAACGCAAAACTCCCCCGCACGGGCTTACCAGGAAACCCAGAACGGCCGGCGGAGCGCAGCCCGCtgcgccgcctccccgccgggcgggggggccgggggcgggcccggggccggggcggggcgggcccgggggcggggccggggcgggcccgggggcggggcgcggcgctcCCTCCCGCGCCGGTGGCGCTATAAggcgcgcggcggcggggcagcgggcGCGAGCCGTAGCCATGCAAAGCGCCGTGTTCCTGGCGCTGCAGCACGACGGCGGGCGGATggagcggggcggccgccgccgcagcGAGGCCGAGGAGGCGGAGAAGGGCAGGATGAAGAGGACGATGTGAGTGTCCGCCCCGTGTCCCCGTCCCGGGGCAGAGCGGGGGGGGGAGGTCGGGGCCGCAGCCCCGCGGGTTCCCCCGGGCAGAGGCTCCgagccgggggcggggggtcggccgcggggccgggccgtcggtgggagcagagcagcttgcCCGCCTCCGCCACCTGCGGCTGTGCCTTGGCCGGCACTAGCCCCTGGCTAGCGGGCGGGTCCGCTGGTTTAAGCGAGGGAAAACCAGCTTTCTTGCCCTCAGACGGGCGCTCTGGGTGCAGGCGGGCAAAGCGATGCCTGGAAAACTCCTGCAGCTTTTGCCAGTAAAGGGGCTGGTGTCGAAAGCTTTCTGAGTCGTCATTTTCCAACGTGTACctccttctttgtttttccagcaTTAAAGATTGGAAAACGCGACTGAGCTACTTCCTGCAGAACTCTTCCAATTCTTCTAAAATGAAATCTAAGAAGGTGGGGAAACACCGCACCTACTTCAGGTAAGCTATGAGAAAGTGACTCTGCTTAAGTAACTTAAGTGTTTTACATAAACAATAAAGCTTGAGCAATGGGGTCTAATGTTCACAATCTCTTTATGCAGGCCTTCCCCTGAAGAAGCCCAGCTGTGGGCAGAAGCCTTTGATGAACTTCTTGCTAATAAATGTAAGTTTGTCTTCAAAAAGAAGCATTCAAGAGTAGAGGCATGGTGAAGTCTGTAGGAGACTGCTTCCTTGCATGTCAGCATCGCACCTTTCTAACACAAATAGCTTTGATTCTAGTCTTGAAAGTTAAAAGCTTTAAACTGTTTAAAGCCAAAATTCATAGAAGTGTTCTCTTAAAAAATTGTAAACCAATTGAAACATCAGGAGTGCTTCATtgtagtggatttttttttcctgtaaccCTTGTAGTTAAAATCATACCTATTAGCTTGGCTTTGCCAAATGTGAAAAGAGCATTTGGTCACAGAGTTCACTGCTTAACCAAGACCAATACATTCAAATACATTCTGCAATGCAGAATTGCAGTGATCCCAGAGTTTTACTGTATCTCTGTAGAGAAAAGCATTCAATAGCAGAGCAAAAAGACTAAAATATCGCCTCTTTGCTCTTTGCACTTGAGTCATCCTTtccattgaaaaaaatattccagaggTTTGTAGCACAGTCATAAATATTTACTCCTGTGTAAAGGTTAACCCAGGAGATCCCATCTAGAGAGAGGggtggttttttaatatatatagaTGCAGGCATCACAAAAGGGAACATACCAGCTAGAAATGGCTTGTATTTACCTAAAAAAATGACTAACTCAAAGTGAAGCCTGCCAAGCTGTTCAAGGGTTAGTTTATTTGCATATATAAatgtggaatttttttattgcaatgatgtcactgagagaaccagaacTACAGCAAAGTGTTTTGGTAGAAACAGATATGACCAATAGGTAAAATCAAGACTTCTGAAACAGTTAATTGATGTGTTGtggtctctttttctttctgtagatgGTCTTGCTGCTTTCCGAGCTTTTCTGAAGTCTGAGTTCTGTGAAGAGAACATAGAGTTCTGGCTGGCCTGTGAGGACTTCAAGAAAACCAAGTCACCCCAGAAACTgacatcaaaagcaaaaaaaatctacaaTGACTTCATTGAAAAGGAGGCTCCCAAAGAGGtaaagaaaaactatttcacATAAGTGCCTTGTTCTGAGTTCTTACAGCCTTTATTTCTCTGAATGCACTTTAAGATTCAGACGCTGAACTGCATTGTACATACCTCACTGTTAATAAACAGCATAAGCAGTATTTCAGAGTTTCCATCTTAACTGGGAAAAGTCTGCAGCTGCAGTTAGCACCTGTACCATATCTGAGTTTAGCACTGAAAGATAGTATATatgaatttttatattaaagagTTTTCTCAAAAGAAACTTCATTAATTTAACCCTGTAACAAATAGGGTCTTGCCTTTTTTACCTCTTCAAAAATTTTATGATGTATTATACTTACTAAAATTCAGGTCTCAAAAGTAAATGtccttttttgtatttcagataAACATAGACTTCCAAACCAAGAACATGATTGCGCAGAGTATTCAAGAAGCCACACATACCTGCTTCAGTGCAGCACAGAAGAGGGTTTACAGCTTAATGGAGAATAACTCGTACCCCCGGTTTTTGGAATCTGAATTCTATCAGGAGCTGTGCAAGAAGACGCCCATCACCAAAGTGGCCCAGGGGACTTGAGCAATGGAGAAGAACAAGCAGCAGCCTCTCGGCTAGGGAGGAAGCAAGCCACAGCTCATGGCAGCATCCTGACCTGAATGACTGAGATACTGAGTGCTCAGTCTGTTTGCCACAGTGCAAGGACAAATACTGACTTTGGTGCAAAGCTGATGGCAAGGAGTGATGCTGTTGGAGGGCATTCAGAGGTGATGGCAGAAGCGTGCCAGCCAGCTGCTGGTGATGCACTTCTCCGCAAGTGCTGCAGCGAAAGGTGACTCCATGCATTAGACCAAACAGTACAGTGTAAGGGTCCTTCTGTCACCGCTGAAGTGGCGATGCAGCAGGTCAGAGCAGAGCTTCCTTGTAATCAgaagctgctctgtgcagcaacTTGAATAATTGGTTACCTATTTATTTTCCCTAAACATCAGCCAGTGTTGCTGCTGTCAGTCAACTTGGTGTGTTCACGCAGGTTCTGAGGACTGCCTCTAGCTGTAAAGAGATGTGTTGGGTTTCTGTGCAACTTCCAAACAGTAACAGCACTGTGCAGCCTGAAGTAAGGAAGGGATATGACTGTTCCCAGAGGAACAGGTTCTGCAACTAAAGTATGCAAGGCTGGGTTGTGGCGGCAGGACTGCACAAGGCCAGACCTAGGGCAAAACTTGGCCAAGGTGAACAGGAGCTATATAGTGTTATATTTATATGTGGGTTATGATTGTGTTGAATGCTGCAATAATGTCATAATTCTGTCTTGAGGACAGCAAGCTTCAGTGAAGttgtcttctttttaataaactacTTTGATACAAAGCTTTTGTTCCTTAACTTGTTTGATACATACAGAGATACACCATCCGGCACTAAAATCCAGAGTACTGGGATTGTAGGGCCTGTGTGTTATCTTAATAGGGCTAACTTTAGAGCAGTTAGTTCTTAATCTGCCAAgcgtgtttggtttttttttttaacagaataaaaCCCCTTAGAGCTTGAAAGCTGAGCAGCTCACATCCCCTGTCTTAACAATCTTGCACTGTCTTAGAGATTGGGTAAGGCACATGTATGGCCAGACATGATGACAGCAGCAGGCCAGTGAAGCAGCAGTATTGCTGCTGGAGCTCATGGGATGTTATTCAGGATACAGGTACCAATAGTACAGGAGTAGCACACTTGTTCCTGCTCAAGGCTTCTGCTTCAAGAAGGGGCTTAGGAGGTTTTTAGTAATCAGGCTCTAAACCCCATGTAGAGTCAGAGGTAAtgataaagaaagcatttaattCCCTGCTAGGTGGGTGCTGCTTAGGGGGAAAGTTACTGGTCATCGTTATTCCATATAATTTTTTCTAACTGACAACATCCAAGAGCAGTATTTCCAGAACAGTCCCACAGCTGTAAGCCTGAATTTGTTAGTTTTGTGACTTATCTGAACTCTAGCTCTGCTTAGGTCCTGGCTCCAGCTATTTTGACTCCACTCCTTGGGTCACAGATTTAATTGCTTATTTCACATATACCCACAGCAGTCACTTCTATAATGGTCCACTTCTCCAAGCATCAAGAAATTTGAACTACAGGATTTCCCACTTCAATTACATATccaaagatttttcaaaagcaactatttaatgcatgcatatatatacacctatatagcagtgtgtatatatatacacacagatatgTATTTTACAGCCTCTATACAAGGGAAGAAACAAATTTGTTACAGCCCCTAGTTTGATATAGCCCATTTCTGCACCTGTGAGAGCTTGTTCTCACACAGCTAAGTTTGCTGATCAGTCGAGTCGACATAAAATCAGCACCAGAAAAACTCAGCCCAGTAATTTACTGTAATAGAGAGGTTTTTACTAATCAGGAAAGACAGATTTCATCTGATAATTGCTTTTGTAatctaacaaaataatttgaagatCATAAAACCAGCTAGAATTATACATATTAATGACTCAGAGCCAGGGCAGGAATAATTCCATGAAGCTTCATTGGCTTCAGTGAAGCTGAATTAATCCCTGCCAATTTGGGATGTGGTCATTAACCACTGCTGGTGTCTGGTTTCtgggaaagaaacatttctagTTTCAGCAGGTGCCAGAACTACTTATAGGACAGTATGTAGTTCAGAGGGGAAATAAGGTGGGGCTGTTAGGCAGGGCATCACTGCCCAAGGACTGttcttgtgtatttttaatttttgaatcGTGAACACTGGTCTTTAGGAAGTCTATGAGGCAGCTCCATAGCCTCCATAGAGCATACCACCAGGGCAGCAAGCGAACTAAGCCATGCC is part of the Phalacrocorax carbo chromosome 6, bPhaCar2.1, whole genome shotgun sequence genome and encodes:
- the RGS2 gene encoding regulator of G-protein signaling 2; the protein is MQSAVFLALQHDGGRMERGGRRRSEAEEAEKGRMKRTIIKDWKTRLSYFLQNSSNSSKMKSKKVGKHRTYFRPSPEEAQLWAEAFDELLANKYGLAAFRAFLKSEFCEENIEFWLACEDFKKTKSPQKLTSKAKKIYNDFIEKEAPKEINIDFQTKNMIAQSIQEATHTCFSAAQKRVYSLMENNSYPRFLESEFYQELCKKTPITKVAQGT